Proteins found in one Anabas testudineus chromosome 1, fAnaTes1.2, whole genome shotgun sequence genomic segment:
- the LOC113162021 gene encoding phosphoribosyl pyrophosphate synthase-associated protein 1-like isoform X1, translated as MPIRRLGGYKSVVSSSPIPKLSYGFTKMNMSRSGYRVFSANSSTACTELAKKITERLGVELGKSVVYQESNTETRVEVKESVRGQDVFIIQTIPRDVNTAVMELLVMAYALKTSCAKNIIGVIPYFPYSKQCKMRKRGSIVCKLLASMLAKAGLTHIITMDLHQKEIQGFFNFPVDNLRASPFLIQYIQEEIPDYRNAVIVAKSPSAAKRAQSYAERLRLGLAVMHGEAHHSESDMADGRHSPPLSRTTTGHTGLELPSNSRHHVLFPGIELPMMMAKEKPPITVVGDVGGRIAIIVDDIIDDVEDFVAAADILKERGAYKIYIMATHGLLSAEAPRLIEESAIDEVVVTNTVPHEVQKLQCPKIKTVDVSMILAEAIRRIHNGESMAYLFRNIAVDD; from the exons ATGCCCATTAGGCGTTTAGGGGGTTACAAGTCTGTGGTGTCTTCATCTCCAATCCCCAAACTGTCGTATGGTTTCACCAAAATGAACATGTCCAGAAGTGGCTACCGCGTCTTCTCCGCCAACTCCAGCACCGCCTGCACCGAGCTGGCCAAGAAGATCACAGA gCGTCTGGGTGTGGAGTTGGGCAAGTCTGTGGTGTATCAGGAGTCAAATACAG aGACTAGAGTGGAGGTAAAAGAGTCTGTCCGTGGCCAGGACGTCTTCATCATTCAGACCATTCCCAG AGATGTCAACACAGCTGTTATGGAGCTGCTGGTTATGGCTTATGCCCTGAAGACTTCCTGTGCCAAGAACATCATCGGGGTCATTCCCTACTTCCCCTACAGCAAGCAGTGCAAGATGAGGAAGAGAGGATCCATTGTCTGCAAGCTGCTGGCATCCATGTTGGCTAAAGCTG GTCTAACTCACATCATCACCATGGACCTCCACCAGAAAGAAATCCAGGGCTTCTTCAACTTCCCTGTTGACAATCTAAGAGCTTCCCCCTTCCTCATCCAGTACATCCAGGAGGAG ATTCCAGACTACAGGAATGCTGTAATTGTTGCAAAATCCCCATCAGCTGCCAAGAG AGCTCAGTCCTACGCTGAGAGGCTGAGACTTGGGCTGGCTGTGATGCACGGTGAGGCTCATCACTCAGAGTCAGACATGGCTGATGGTCGACACTCTCCACCTTTGTCCCGCACCACCACAGGACACACCGGCCTGGAACTGCCAT caaacagcagacatCATGTCCTATTCCCTGGGATAGAGCTCCCAA tgatgATGGCAAAGGAGAAGCCACCTATCACTGTTGTCGGAGATGTAGGAGGCAGAATCGCCATCATTGTT GATGACATCATAGATGATGTGGAGGATTttgtagcagcagcagataTCCTGAAGGAGAGGGGAGCCTACAAGATCTACATTATGGCTACACATGGTCTCCTGTCTGCAGAGGCACCAAGACTAATAGAGGAGTCTGCAATTGATGAG GTGGTGGTGACCAACACTGTTCCTCATGAGGTGCAGAAGTTGCAGTGTCCAAAAATTAAAACTGTGGATGTGAGTATGATTCTGGCTGAGGCCATCCGACGCATCCACAATGGAGAGTCCATGGCTTATTTGTTCCGCAACATTGCTGTGGATGACTAA
- the si:dkey-45d16.4 gene encoding uncharacterized protein si:dkey-45d16.4, with translation MERVVVEVPINNGFSIAGPSTTPRKRQVRFSARHDIILLREVISQNPFASKEPGRIWARVGEIITAALQDENFEVDARRCRERTMLLLDYYKKQDFPSLRRFGTERLYAQKEDLLHEVLELEAEKGLLASSEGAKYQDDEVRKRTIEDIPLPEQDKPNISITQTSTAAEPEDDREDMVELPAAPTAKRPCQCCCQTYSEILSFLEKRSEAEQRLREEELALRREELEIQRSKIALERERLGAERKERERRFELESQERQVILDLLKEKVLKG, from the exons atggaACGAGTAGTGGTGGAAGTGCCGATCAACAACG GTTTTTCCATTGCCGGCCCGTCCACAACCCCACGGAAACGACAGGTGCGTTTTTCAGCGAGGCATGACATCATCCTTTTGCGAGAGGTCATCTCCCAGAACCCCTTCGCCTCCAAAGAGCCAG GACGTATCTGGGCACGTGTGGGAGAGATCATCACAGCAGCGCTCCAAGATGAAAACTTCGAGGTGGACGCCAGGAGGTGTAGAGAGAGGACCATGCTGCTGCTAGATTACTACAAGAAACAAGACTTCCCCAGTCTGCGCAG GTTTGGAACAGAGAGGTTGTACGCCCAAAAAGAGGATCTGCTCCATGAGGTTTTGGAGCTTGAGGCTGAGAAAGGACTCCTGGCCAGCAGTGAAGGCGCAAAGTATCAG GACGATGAGGTGCGAAAGCGAACCATAGAAGATATACCTCTACCAGAACAAGACAAACCTAACATCTCTATTACACAAACATCTACTGCAG CAGAACCAGAAGACGACCGTGAGGACATGGTTGAGCTGCCAGCGGCACCCACGGCCAAACGGCCCTGCCAGTGCTGCTGCCAGACCTACTCTGAAATTCTCAGCTTCCTGGAGAAACGCTCAGAGGCAGAGCAACGGCTGCGAGAGGAGGAGCTTGCCCTGCGCCGAGAGGAACTGGAGATTCAGAGAA gtaaGATAGCTCTGGAGAGGGAACGTCTAGGagctgagagaaaagagagagagaggagatttGAACTGGAGAGTCAGGAGAGGCAGGTGATCCTGGACCTGCTGAAGGAGAAGGTGCTGAAAGGCTGA
- the LOC113161423 gene encoding bMERB domain-containing protein 1-like: MEKKRGSSHQYGSLERTEWRRDTNKPEDDVVSMADSTITVDDIEGELFKIERIRDVLVRRESELRYMMDDIQLCKEITRLKKELHMLVSIPDNDKSNEDRQKEEELLQQIQKLVETRDFLVDDVEFERLREKEEDKEMADFLKSKLPRNMKKSGVPTRRVPSRAQQTSSPFAKTGLTLLKECCGFTCSIM; the protein is encoded by the exons ATGGAAAAGAAGCGAGGATCCTCTCATCAGTACGGTTCACTAGAGCGCACCGAATGGAGGAGAGACACCAACAAACCAG AGGATGATGTGGTATCCATGGCAGACTCCACCATCACCGTGGATGACATCGAAGGGGAGCTCTTTAAGATTGAGAGGATCAGGGACGTCCTGGTCAGGAGGGAGTCAGAGCTCAGATATAT GATGGACGACATTCAACTGTGCAAGGAGATCACTCGTCTGAAGAAGGAGCTACACATGTTAGTGTCCATACCAG ATAACGACAAGTCCAATGAGGATCGGCAGAAGGAGGAAGAACTACTGCAGCAGATCCAGAAGCTGGTTGAGACCAGAGATTTCCTGGTGGACGACGTGGAGTTCGAAAGACTCAG ggagaaagaagaagataaagaaatgGCAGATTTTCTGAAGTCCAAACTCCCACGAAATATGAAGAAGTCAG GTGTGCCGACCAGACGGGTGCCATCCAGGGCTCAGCAGACCTCTTCTCCCTTCGCCAAAACAGGCCTGACCCTGCTGAAGGAGTGCTGCGGCTTCACATGCTCCATCATGTAG
- the LOC113162021 gene encoding phosphoribosyl pyrophosphate synthase-associated protein 1-like isoform X2 yields the protein MPIRRLGGYKSVVSSSPIPKLSYGFTKMNMSRSGYRVFSANSSTACTELAKKITERLGVELGKSVVYQESNTETRVEVKESVRGQDVFIIQTIPRDVNTAVMELLVMAYALKTSCAKNIIGVIPYFPYSKQCKMRKRGSIVCKLLASMLAKAGLTHIITMDLHQKEIQGFFNFPVDNLRASPFLIQYIQEEIPDYRNAVIVAKSPSAAKRAQSYAERLRLGLAVMHGEAHHSESDMADGRHSPPLSRTTTGHTGLELPLMMAKEKPPITVVGDVGGRIAIIVDDIIDDVEDFVAAADILKERGAYKIYIMATHGLLSAEAPRLIEESAIDEVVVTNTVPHEVQKLQCPKIKTVDVSMILAEAIRRIHNGESMAYLFRNIAVDD from the exons ATGCCCATTAGGCGTTTAGGGGGTTACAAGTCTGTGGTGTCTTCATCTCCAATCCCCAAACTGTCGTATGGTTTCACCAAAATGAACATGTCCAGAAGTGGCTACCGCGTCTTCTCCGCCAACTCCAGCACCGCCTGCACCGAGCTGGCCAAGAAGATCACAGA gCGTCTGGGTGTGGAGTTGGGCAAGTCTGTGGTGTATCAGGAGTCAAATACAG aGACTAGAGTGGAGGTAAAAGAGTCTGTCCGTGGCCAGGACGTCTTCATCATTCAGACCATTCCCAG AGATGTCAACACAGCTGTTATGGAGCTGCTGGTTATGGCTTATGCCCTGAAGACTTCCTGTGCCAAGAACATCATCGGGGTCATTCCCTACTTCCCCTACAGCAAGCAGTGCAAGATGAGGAAGAGAGGATCCATTGTCTGCAAGCTGCTGGCATCCATGTTGGCTAAAGCTG GTCTAACTCACATCATCACCATGGACCTCCACCAGAAAGAAATCCAGGGCTTCTTCAACTTCCCTGTTGACAATCTAAGAGCTTCCCCCTTCCTCATCCAGTACATCCAGGAGGAG ATTCCAGACTACAGGAATGCTGTAATTGTTGCAAAATCCCCATCAGCTGCCAAGAG AGCTCAGTCCTACGCTGAGAGGCTGAGACTTGGGCTGGCTGTGATGCACGGTGAGGCTCATCACTCAGAGTCAGACATGGCTGATGGTCGACACTCTCCACCTTTGTCCCGCACCACCACAGGACACACCGGCCTGGAACTGCCAT tgatgATGGCAAAGGAGAAGCCACCTATCACTGTTGTCGGAGATGTAGGAGGCAGAATCGCCATCATTGTT GATGACATCATAGATGATGTGGAGGATTttgtagcagcagcagataTCCTGAAGGAGAGGGGAGCCTACAAGATCTACATTATGGCTACACATGGTCTCCTGTCTGCAGAGGCACCAAGACTAATAGAGGAGTCTGCAATTGATGAG GTGGTGGTGACCAACACTGTTCCTCATGAGGTGCAGAAGTTGCAGTGTCCAAAAATTAAAACTGTGGATGTGAGTATGATTCTGGCTGAGGCCATCCGACGCATCCACAATGGAGAGTCCATGGCTTATTTGTTCCGCAACATTGCTGTGGATGACTAA
- the LOC113162201 gene encoding GTP-binding protein Rhes-like, producing the protein MSLEVKEKTQVRLVFLGAAGVGKTALIRRFLQDTFEPKHRRTVEELHSKEYDIGGVKVTVEILDTSGSYSFPAMRKLSIQNSDAFALVYAVDDAESLEAVKSLRDEILEIKEDKYTPIVVIGNKVDREEERQVSSEDVLSTVEMDWNNSYLEASAKENANVVEVFKELLQQVNLPSHLSPALRRRRETFPKDINFRPPMNKTNSCILS; encoded by the coding sequence atgtctctggaggtgaaggagaagaCTCAGGTGCGTCTAGTGTTTCTGGGGGCAGCAGGAGTAGGCAAGACGGCACTGATCCGACGCTTCCTCCAGGACACATTTGAGCCCAAACACCGGCGAACAGTAGAGGAGCTGCACAGCAAGGAATATGACATTGGCGGGGTCAAGGTCACCGTGGAGATCCTTGACACCAGCGGCAGCTACTCCTTCCCTGCCATGCGCAAGCTCTCCATCCAAAACAGCGATGCCTTCGCACTGGTGTACGCTGTGGATGACGCAGAGTCACTGGAGGCTGTCAAGAGCCTTCGAGATGAAATTCTGgagatcaaggaggacaagtACACCCCCATTGTAGTGATTGGGAACAAGGTAGATCGGGAGGAAGAGCGTCAGGTGTCCAGTGAGGATGTGCTATCAACTGTTGAGATGGATTGGAACAACAGTTACCTGGAAGCATCCGCAAAGGAAAATGCTAACGTGGTGGAGGTGTTCAAGGAGCTCCTGCAACAGGTAAACCTTCCCAGCCACCTCAGCCCCGCGCTACGCAGACGCAGGGAGACCTTTCCGAAAGACATCAACTTCCGGCCGCCCATGAACAAGACCAACAGCTGTATCCTGTCATAG